The window GCTTCCTGGGCGTAGGTGGTGGAGAAATGCACTGGCGGTACGACGGCGCCGGTGCGGGGCTCAAACGCCTGGCCGGCATGCACGGCCCGGGTGTTGAAGCCTGCGGCTTTCGCGGAGTGGCTCTCTGGCAAAGTCATATGCGTTCCTTTCGGCCGGCCGCCGGGAGGCCCGGCGAGGGCGCTCCGGCATCCGGGTCGGTGGATGAGGTGCTGGGAAAAGCCGGTGAGTCAGCTGCTCAGGTAGGCGAGGAGGTCGTGGCGGGTCAGGATCCCCACCGGCGCGCCGACGAAGGTCACCATGAGGGTGTCCGAGCCGGAGAGGAGCTCCCGGGCCGTCGAAAGCGATTCGAGGGAGCCGATCACCGGAAGCCGGGGCTCCATGTGTTCGGAAATCTTGTCCGAGAGCTTGGCCTCCCCGCGGAAGAGCTTCGCGGTCAGGGTCCGCTCATCGACGGAGCCGAGGACCTCGCCCATGACCACGGGAGGTTCCTGGGACAGCACCGGGATGTTCGAGACGCCGTACTCGTTCATGATGTTGATGACATCGCGGACGGTCTCGTTCGGGTGGATGTGCACCAGGTCCGGCATCTTCCCGGTCTTGGCCTTGAGGATCTCGCCGACGGACGCTTCGTCCCCGCCGGCGAGGAAGCCGTAGGAGCGCATCCACTGGTCATTAAAGATCTTGGCCAGGTAGCCACGGCCGGAGTCCGGCAGGATGACGACGACGACGGCGTCCTCGGGCAGGTCCTTGGCGACCTGCAGTGCAGCGACGACGGCCATGCCGGACGAGCCGCCCACCAGCAGGCCTTCTTCGCGGGCCAGCCGTCGGGTCATCTCGAAGGAGTCGGCGTCGGTCACCGCGATGACGCCGTCCGGGACGGCTTTTTCGTAGTTGGCGGGCCACATGTCCTCGCCAACACCTTCGACGAAGTACGGCCGGCCGGTGCCGCCGGAATAGACCGAACCGGACGGGTCGGCGCCGATGATCTTGACCACGCCGCCGTCGGCTTCCGCGCGTCCGGCGGAGACTTCCTTAAGGTACCGGCCGGTGCCGGTGATGGTGCCCCCGGTGCCGGCACCGATCACACAGTGGGTGATCCTGCCGTCCGTGTCGCGCCAGATTTCCGGGCCGGTCGATTCGTAGTGGCTGGCCGGGGCGGCCGGGTTGGAGAACTGGTCGGGCTTGTAGGCGCCGGGGATTTCACTGACCAGCCGGTCCGAGACACCGTAGTAGCTTTGCGGGCTGTCGGGGGCGACGGCGGTGGGCGTCACCACCACCTCGGCGCCGTAAGCCTGGAGCACGGCCCGTTTGTCCTCGCCCACCTTGTCCGGCACCACGAAGACGCACCGGTAGCCCTTCTGCTGGGCGACGAGGGCAAGGCCGACGCCGGTATTTCCGGAGGTGGGTTCCACGATGGTCCCACCCGGCAGGAGTTTGCCGCTGCGTTCGGCCTCCTCAATCATTTTCACCGCGATGCGGTCTTTGATGGAACCGCCGGGGTTCAGGTATTCCAGCTTC is drawn from Micrococcaceae bacterium Sec5.8 and contains these coding sequences:
- a CDS encoding cystathionine beta-synthase; amino-acid sequence: MKYAQSVLDLIGNTPLVKLHHVTHGIGATVLVKLEYLNPGGSIKDRIAVKMIEEAERSGKLLPGGTIVEPTSGNTGVGLALVAQQKGYRCVFVVPDKVGEDKRAVLQAYGAEVVVTPTAVAPDSPQSYYGVSDRLVSEIPGAYKPDQFSNPAAPASHYESTGPEIWRDTDGRITHCVIGAGTGGTITGTGRYLKEVSAGRAEADGGVVKIIGADPSGSVYSGGTGRPYFVEGVGEDMWPANYEKAVPDGVIAVTDADSFEMTRRLAREEGLLVGGSSGMAVVAALQVAKDLPEDAVVVVILPDSGRGYLAKIFNDQWMRSYGFLAGGDEASVGEILKAKTGKMPDLVHIHPNETVRDVINIMNEYGVSNIPVLSQEPPVVMGEVLGSVDERTLTAKLFRGEAKLSDKISEHMEPRLPVIGSLESLSTARELLSGSDTLMVTFVGAPVGILTRHDLLAYLSS